A region from the Citrobacter koseri ATCC BAA-895 genome encodes:
- the pbpC gene encoding peptidoglycan glycosyltransferase PbpC (penicillin-binding protein 1C), whose amino-acid sequence MIVLRSLRGGWRWLAIAPFLMILAVWAADKIWPLPLHEVNPARVVVAHDGTPLWRFADAEGIWRYPVTIEDVSPRYLDALINYEDRWFWQHPGVNPFSVLRAAWQDLSSGRVISGGSTLTMQVARLLDPHPRTFGGKFRQLWRALQLEWHLSKRDILTLYLNRAPFGGTLQGIGAASWAYLGKPPTQLSYSEAALLAVLPQAPSRLRPDRWPDRAQAARNKVLERMAAQGVWSARHVQEAREEPVWLAPRQMPQLAPLFSRMMLGKSNSNKIVTTLDAGLQRQLEELAQNWKGRLPARSSLAMIVVDHTDMSVRGWVGSVDMNDDSRFGHVDMVTAIRSPGSVLKPFVYGLALDDGLIHPASLLQDVPRRTGDYRPGNFDSGFHGPVSMSEALVRSLNLPAVQVLEAYGPKRFAAKLRNVGLPLYLPAGAAPNLSLILGGAGARLDEMVVAYSAFARHGKAATLRLQPGDSLQERPLMSPGAAWIIRRVMADEAQPLPDSALPRVVPLAWKTGTSYGYRDAWAIGISSRYVTGIWTGRPDGTPVAGQFGFASAVPLLNQVNNMLMARAATQPEDPRPASVSRGVICWPGGQALSAGDSNCRRRLATWLLENSQPPTLLLPEQEGISGIRFPVWLDNDGKRVAADCAQAREQTLIVWPLPLEPWLPAAERRAARLPTASTACPPLGQDAPLPLQLTGVRDGAIVKRLPGASGVDLSIQSSGGAGARWWFLNGEPLGERERNITLHLAEKGEYQLLVMDAAGQISALRFTLQ is encoded by the coding sequence ATGATCGTCCTGCGCAGTCTACGCGGTGGCTGGCGCTGGCTGGCCATCGCTCCATTTCTGATGATTCTGGCAGTCTGGGCGGCGGACAAAATCTGGCCGCTGCCGCTGCACGAGGTCAATCCGGCACGGGTGGTGGTGGCGCATGACGGCACACCGCTGTGGCGCTTTGCCGATGCGGAGGGGATCTGGCGCTATCCCGTGACGATTGAAGACGTTTCTCCCCGCTATCTTGACGCGTTAATCAATTACGAGGACCGCTGGTTCTGGCAGCATCCGGGCGTGAATCCGTTTTCGGTACTGCGTGCCGCCTGGCAGGATCTGTCGTCAGGACGCGTGATTTCCGGCGGCAGTACGTTGACCATGCAGGTGGCGCGACTGCTGGACCCGCATCCGCGAACCTTTGGCGGTAAATTTCGCCAGCTCTGGCGCGCGCTCCAGCTGGAGTGGCACCTGTCCAAGCGTGATATTCTGACGCTGTATCTGAACCGTGCGCCGTTTGGCGGAACGTTGCAGGGCATCGGCGCCGCCAGTTGGGCTTATCTGGGTAAACCACCGACGCAACTGAGCTATTCGGAAGCGGCGTTGCTGGCGGTTTTACCGCAGGCGCCGAGCCGCTTGCGTCCCGATCGCTGGCCGGATCGCGCGCAAGCGGCGCGCAATAAAGTGCTGGAGCGGATGGCGGCGCAGGGCGTATGGTCGGCCCGGCATGTTCAGGAGGCCCGCGAAGAACCCGTCTGGCTGGCGCCCCGACAAATGCCGCAACTGGCGCCGCTGTTCTCACGCATGATGCTGGGCAAAAGCAACAGTAACAAAATCGTCACTACGCTGGATGCCGGGTTGCAGCGTCAGCTTGAAGAGCTGGCGCAAAACTGGAAGGGACGGCTTCCGGCGCGCAGTTCGCTGGCGATGATCGTTGTCGATCATACCGATATGAGCGTGCGTGGTTGGGTTGGATCGGTGGATATGAATGATGACAGTCGTTTTGGTCATGTGGATATGGTCACTGCGATCCGATCGCCGGGATCGGTGCTTAAACCCTTTGTCTATGGGCTGGCGCTGGATGACGGGTTGATCCATCCCGCCTCGCTGTTACAGGATGTGCCGCGCCGTACCGGCGATTATCGTCCGGGAAACTTTGACAGCGGGTTTCATGGCCCCGTCAGCATGAGCGAAGCGCTGGTGCGTTCGTTAAATTTGCCTGCGGTACAGGTGCTGGAAGCATATGGCCCAAAACGTTTTGCGGCAAAACTGCGTAACGTTGGCCTGCCGCTGTATCTGCCTGCGGGCGCGGCCCCTAATCTTTCCCTGATTCTGGGCGGCGCGGGCGCAAGGCTTGACGAGATGGTGGTGGCATACAGTGCGTTCGCCCGTCATGGCAAGGCGGCAACATTGCGCTTGCAGCCAGGGGATTCGTTGCAGGAGCGTCCGCTGATGTCGCCGGGCGCGGCGTGGATCATCCGGCGGGTGATGGCCGATGAAGCGCAGCCGTTGCCGGATAGCGCCCTGCCGCGCGTAGTGCCGCTCGCCTGGAAAACTGGCACCAGCTATGGCTATCGCGACGCGTGGGCGATAGGCATTAGCTCCCGCTACGTGACTGGCATCTGGACGGGCAGGCCCGACGGCACGCCCGTTGCCGGACAGTTTGGTTTTGCCAGCGCGGTGCCGCTGCTTAATCAGGTGAATAATATGCTGATGGCGCGCGCCGCGACGCAGCCTGAAGATCCGCGTCCGGCGTCGGTGAGCCGGGGCGTTATCTGCTGGCCGGGCGGACAGGCGCTTTCGGCGGGAGACAGTAACTGCCGCCGTCGACTGGCGACCTGGCTGCTGGAAAACAGCCAACCACCGACGCTGCTGTTACCTGAACAGGAAGGGATTAGCGGCATTCGTTTTCCTGTCTGGCTGGATAATGACGGAAAACGCGTCGCCGCCGATTGCGCCCAGGCGCGGGAGCAGACGTTGATTGTCTGGCCGTTGCCGCTGGAGCCCTGGTTGCCCGCTGCTGAACGCCGCGCTGCGCGACTACCGACGGCTTCGACGGCCTGCCCGCCGCTGGGGCAGGATGCGCCTTTACCTCTACAGTTAACGGGCGTGCGTGATGGCGCGATAGTGAAACGGTTACCCGGCGCTTCCGGGGTGGATTTATCGATTCAGAGCAGTGGTGGCGCGGGGGCGCGCTGGTGGTTCCTCAATGGTGAGCCGTTGGGAGAACGCGAACGGAATATTACGTTACATCTTGCCGAAAAAGGCGAGTATCAATTACTGGTTATGGATGCTGCTGGACAGATTTCTGCGCTGCGATTTACTCTGCAATAG
- the sseB gene encoding enhanced serine sensitivity protein SseB, which yields MSETKNELETLLEKAATEPAHRPAFFRTLLESTVWVPGTAAEGEAIVDDSALDLQHWEKEDGTTVIPFFTSLEALQQAVEDEQAFVVMPVRTLFEMTLGETLFLNAKLPTGKEFMPREISHLIGEEGNPLSTQEVLEGGESLILSEVAEPPAQMIDSLTTLFKTIKLVKRAFLCTIKESNDAQPNLLIGIEADGDIEEIIHAAGSVATDTLPGDEPIDICQVKKGEQGISHFITEHIAPFYERRWGGFLRDFKQNRII from the coding sequence ATGTCCGAAACAAAAAACGAATTAGAAACCCTGCTGGAGAAGGCGGCGACTGAACCCGCGCATCGTCCGGCATTTTTCCGTACCTTACTGGAGTCCACCGTCTGGGTGCCAGGCACAGCGGCTGAAGGCGAAGCGATTGTTGACGATAGCGCGCTGGATTTGCAGCACTGGGAAAAAGAAGATGGCACGACGGTCATCCCGTTTTTTACCTCTCTGGAAGCCTTGCAGCAGGCGGTAGAAGACGAGCAGGCATTCGTGGTGATGCCAGTGCGCACGTTATTTGAAATGACGCTCGGCGAAACGCTCTTCCTGAACGCAAAACTGCCTACCGGCAAAGAGTTTATGCCGCGTGAGATCAGCCATCTGATCGGTGAAGAGGGCAATCCGCTGAGTACACAGGAAGTGCTGGAAGGCGGTGAATCGCTGATTCTGTCTGAGGTGGCAGAACCACCTGCGCAGATGATCGACTCCCTGACCACGCTGTTTAAAACCATCAAACTGGTTAAGCGCGCCTTTCTTTGCACCATTAAAGAGAGCAATGACGCTCAGCCGAATCTGTTGATTGGCATCGAAGCGGATGGCGACATCGAAGAGATCATTCATGCGGCGGGCAGCGTGGCGACTGATACCTTGCCCGGCGATGAACCGATTGATATCTGTCAGGTGAAAAAAGGTGAGCAGGGCATCAGCCACTTTATTACCGAGCACATCGCGCCGTTCTACGAGCGCCGCTGGGGCGGATTCCTGCGCGATTTCAAACAGAATCGGATTATCTGA
- a CDS encoding alpha-2-macroglobulin family protein has protein sequence MKHIRVAACMLMLALAGCDNNDNAPTAVKNDETPAAQSAPTKDPAQLQKLAQQSEGKELTLLDASEVQLDGAATLVLTFSIPLDPEQDFARTVHVVDKKSGKVDGAWELSPNLKELRLRHLEPNRDLVVSVERDLTALNKTAFGRAYEKTITTRDVQPSVGFASRGSLLPGKVVEGLPVMALNVNEVDVNFFRVKPESLAAFVSQWEYRNALSNWESDNLLKMADLVYTGRFDLNPARNTREKRLLPLSDIKPLQQAGVYIAVMNQAGHYNYSNPATLFTLSDIGVSAHRYHNRLDIFTQSLENGAAQQGVEVALLDEKGQTLAQAASDAQGHVQLENSQQAALLLARKDGQTTLLDLKLPALDLAEFAIAGAPGYSKQFFMFGPRDLYRPGETVILNGLLRDSDGKTLPDQPVKLEVVKPDGQVLRTVVSQPENGLYRFTYPLDSGAPTGMWHIRANAGDNQPRMWDFHVEDFMPERMALNLSAQKTPLAPSEEVTFSVVGYYLYGAPANGNTLQGQLFLRPQREAVQALPGFQFGDIAEENLSRSLDEVQLTLDENGRGDVSANSQWQEAHSPLQVILQASLLESGGRPVTRRAEQAIWPTDTLPGIRPQFASKAVYDYRTDATVNQPIVDEGGNAAFDIVYADAQGNKKAASGLQVRLIRERRDYYWNWSESEGWQSQFDQKDLVEGEQTLDLSADETGKVSFPVDWGSYRLEVKAPNDAISSVRFWAGYSWQDNSDGSGAARPDRVTLKLDKPTYRPGDTIKLHVAAPVAGKGYAMVESSDGPLWWQEIDVPAEGLDLSIPVDKAWNRHDLYLSALVVRPGDKSRSATPKRAVGLLHLPLGDENRRLDLTLESPAKMRPNQPLTVNVKASAKHGETPKQINVLLSAVDSGVLNITDYVTPDPWQAFFGQKRYGADIYDIYGQVIEGQGRLATLRFGGDGDELKRGGKPPVNHVNIVAQQALPVTLNEQGEGSVTLPIGDFNGELRVMAQAWTAEDFGSSESKVIVAAPVIAELNQPRFMAGGDTSRLTLDVTNLTDKPQTLTIELAASGLLELVSQQPAPVNLAPGVRTTLFIPVRAKEGFGEGELQATLTGLNLPGETLPAQHKQWKIAVRPAWPAQTVNSGTVLQAGETWHAPAQNLENFSPVTLQGQLLLSGKPPLNLARYIRELKAYPYGCLEQTASGLFPSLYTNAAQLKALGIAGDTDEKRRAAVDTGISRMLQMQRDNGGFALWDNNGPEEYWLTAYAMDFLVRAGEQGYSVPADAINRGNERLLRYLQDPGMMSVRYSDDTQASKFAVQAYAGLVLARQQKAPLGALREIWERRSQAASGLPLLQLGIALKNMGDAGRSEQALTLALNTPRRDAQQWMADYGSPLRDNALMLSLLEENKLQPEAQNTLLTTLSEQAFGQRWLSTQESNALFLAARTLQDLPGTWQAQTSLADQPLTGDKAQTRNLDADRLSALQVTNSGDQPLWLRLDSSGYPQTAPVPASNVLHIERQILGTDGQSKSLSSLRSGELVLVWLEVKASQNVPDALVVDLLPAGLELENQNLANSSASLQDSGSEVQNLLNQMQQADIQHMEFRDDRFVAAVAVNQGQPVTLVYLARAVTPGTYQVPVPQVESMYVPQWRATGSTEGLLIVTP, from the coding sequence ATGAAACACATACGCGTAGCCGCTTGCATGCTTATGCTGGCGTTGGCGGGGTGCGATAACAACGATAACGCGCCAACGGCGGTGAAAAACGATGAGACGCCCGCCGCGCAATCCGCTCCGACGAAAGATCCGGCACAACTGCAAAAGCTGGCGCAACAGAGCGAAGGTAAAGAACTGACGCTGCTGGACGCCTCCGAAGTCCAGTTGGACGGCGCGGCGACGCTGGTGCTGACGTTCTCCATTCCGTTAGATCCTGAACAAGATTTTGCCCGCACCGTGCATGTGGTCGATAAAAAAAGCGGCAAGGTTGATGGCGCCTGGGAGCTGTCGCCGAATCTGAAAGAGCTGCGCTTGCGCCACCTGGAACCCAACCGCGATCTGGTGGTGTCCGTTGAGCGTGATTTAACGGCGCTGAATAAAACCGCTTTTGGCCGCGCGTATGAAAAAACCATTACCACGCGGGACGTTCAGCCGAGCGTCGGCTTTGCCAGCCGTGGCTCGCTGCTGCCGGGAAAAGTGGTGGAAGGTTTGCCGGTCATGGCGCTGAACGTGAACGAGGTGGATGTAAACTTCTTTCGCGTGAAGCCTGAGTCGCTGGCGGCATTCGTCAGCCAGTGGGAATACCGCAATGCTCTTTCGAACTGGGAATCTGACAACCTGCTCAAAATGGCGGATCTGGTCTATACCGGGCGTTTTGATCTCAATCCTGCGCGTAATACGCGTGAAAAACGCCTGCTGCCGCTGAGTGACATTAAGCCCCTGCAACAGGCGGGCGTATACATTGCGGTAATGAATCAGGCCGGACATTACAACTACAGTAATCCTGCCACGCTCTTTACCCTCAGCGACATTGGCGTTTCCGCCCACCGTTATCACAATCGTCTTGATATCTTTACGCAGAGTCTGGAAAACGGCGCTGCGCAGCAGGGGGTTGAGGTTGCTCTGCTTGATGAGAAAGGTCAGACGCTGGCGCAAGCCGCCAGCGATGCGCAGGGGCATGTACAGCTGGAAAATAGTCAGCAGGCGGCGCTGTTGCTGGCGCGAAAAGACGGACAAACCACGCTGCTGGATCTGAAACTGCCCGCGCTGGATCTGGCGGAGTTCGCGATTGCGGGCGCGCCGGGCTACAGCAAGCAGTTCTTTATGTTCGGCCCGCGCGATCTGTATCGTCCTGGGGAAACGGTGATCCTCAACGGACTGCTGCGCGACAGCGACGGTAAAACCTTGCCCGATCAGCCCGTCAAACTGGAAGTGGTAAAGCCGGACGGTCAGGTACTGCGCACCGTTGTCAGCCAGCCTGAAAACGGGTTATACCGCTTTACGTATCCGCTGGATAGCGGTGCGCCAACCGGTATGTGGCACATCCGAGCGAACGCGGGCGATAACCAGCCCCGGATGTGGGATTTCCATGTCGAAGATTTTATGCCGGAGCGAATGGCGCTTAATCTCAGCGCGCAGAAAACGCCGTTAGCCCCGTCGGAAGAGGTGACGTTCTCCGTTGTTGGTTACTACCTGTACGGAGCGCCTGCCAATGGCAACACGTTACAGGGGCAACTCTTCCTGCGCCCGCAGCGTGAAGCGGTACAGGCGCTGCCGGGCTTCCAGTTTGGCGATATTGCGGAAGAAAACCTTTCCCGCAGTCTGGACGAAGTCCAGCTTACGCTGGATGAAAATGGCCGTGGCGACGTCTCCGCCAACAGCCAGTGGCAGGAAGCGCATTCGCCGTTACAGGTGATCCTACAGGCAAGCCTGCTGGAATCAGGTGGTCGCCCGGTCACTCGCCGTGCGGAACAGGCTATCTGGCCTACCGATACCTTGCCGGGTATTCGTCCGCAATTCGCTTCTAAAGCGGTGTATGACTATCGTACTGACGCCACGGTTAACCAACCCATCGTGGATGAGGGCGGTAACGCCGCCTTTGATATTGTCTACGCCGATGCGCAAGGCAATAAAAAAGCCGCTTCGGGTTTGCAGGTTCGTTTGATCCGTGAACGGCGCGATTACTACTGGAACTGGTCGGAAAGCGAAGGCTGGCAGTCGCAGTTTGATCAAAAAGATCTGGTTGAAGGGGAGCAGACGCTGGATCTCAGCGCTGATGAAACGGGCAAGGTGAGCTTCCCGGTTGACTGGGGATCGTATCGTCTCGAAGTGAAAGCCCCGAACGATGCGATCAGCAGCGTGCGCTTCTGGGCAGGTTACAGCTGGCAGGATAACAGCGACGGCAGCGGCGCGGCGCGCCCGGATCGCGTCACCCTGAAGCTGGATAAACCCACCTATCGTCCTGGGGATACCATCAAACTGCATGTCGCCGCGCCGGTGGCGGGTAAAGGCTACGCGATGGTGGAATCAAGCGACGGCCCGCTCTGGTGGCAGGAAATAGATGTACCTGCCGAGGGCCTCGACCTGTCGATTCCCGTTGATAAAGCCTGGAATCGACACGATCTCTACCTGAGCGCGCTGGTTGTGCGTCCGGGCGATAAGTCGCGTTCAGCGACGCCGAAACGCGCGGTTGGGCTGCTGCACCTGCCGTTGGGGGATGAAAATCGTCGTCTGGATCTGACGCTGGAAAGCCCGGCTAAAATGCGTCCAAACCAGCCGCTGACGGTGAACGTCAAAGCCAGCGCTAAACATGGCGAAACGCCAAAACAGATCAACGTACTGCTCTCTGCGGTGGACAGCGGAGTGTTGAATATCACCGATTACGTTACGCCAGATCCGTGGCAGGCATTCTTCGGGCAAAAACGCTATGGCGCGGATATTTATGATATCTACGGTCAGGTGATTGAAGGGCAGGGACGTCTGGCGACGCTGCGTTTTGGCGGCGATGGCGATGAACTCAAACGCGGCGGCAAACCGCCGGTCAACCATGTCAACATCGTGGCGCAGCAGGCGCTGCCGGTCACGCTCAATGAGCAGGGCGAAGGTTCCGTTACGTTGCCGATTGGTGATTTTAACGGTGAGTTACGCGTTATGGCCCAGGCATGGACGGCAGAGGACTTCGGCAGCAGTGAAAGCAAGGTGATTGTTGCCGCTCCGGTGATTGCGGAGCTGAATCAGCCGCGCTTTATGGCGGGCGGCGATACTTCGCGCCTGACGCTGGATGTCACTAACCTGACAGACAAACCGCAGACGTTGACGATTGAACTCGCCGCCAGTGGGTTACTGGAACTGGTGAGTCAGCAACCTGCTCCGGTAAACCTGGCGCCGGGCGTGCGTACGACCTTGTTTATCCCGGTACGCGCAAAAGAAGGGTTTGGCGAGGGAGAATTGCAGGCCACGCTGACCGGCCTGAACCTGCCTGGCGAGACGCTTCCCGCTCAACATAAGCAGTGGAAAATTGCCGTCCGTCCGGCCTGGCCTGCGCAGACGGTAAATAGCGGAACGGTGCTTCAGGCGGGGGAAACCTGGCATGCGCCCGCCCAAAATCTGGAGAACTTCTCGCCGGTAACGTTGCAGGGGCAGCTGTTGCTTAGCGGCAAACCGCCGCTGAACCTGGCGCGCTATATTCGGGAGCTGAAGGCTTATCCGTATGGTTGTCTGGAGCAAACCGCCAGCGGCCTGTTCCCGTCGCTCTATACCAACGCGGCGCAACTGAAGGCGTTGGGGATCGCGGGCGATACTGATGAAAAACGCCGTGCGGCAGTCGACACGGGGATCTCCCGGATGCTGCAAATGCAGCGTGATAACGGCGGTTTTGCCCTGTGGGATAACAACGGGCCGGAAGAATACTGGCTTACCGCATACGCGATGGATTTCCTCGTGCGCGCTGGCGAGCAAGGGTACAGCGTTCCGGCCGATGCGATTAACCGGGGAAATGAACGCCTGCTGCGCTATTTGCAGGATCCGGGCATGATGTCGGTGCGCTATAGCGACGATACCCAGGCCAGCAAATTTGCCGTTCAGGCGTATGCGGGACTGGTGCTGGCGCGTCAGCAAAAAGCGCCGCTTGGCGCGCTGCGTGAAATCTGGGAACGCCGGAGTCAGGCCGCGTCGGGCTTGCCGCTTCTGCAACTGGGCATTGCGCTGAAAAATATGGGCGATGCCGGCCGCAGTGAACAGGCGCTGACGCTGGCGCTGAACACGCCGCGCCGTGACGCGCAGCAATGGATGGCGGATTACGGTAGCCCGTTGCGTGATAACGCGCTCATGCTGTCGCTGCTGGAAGAAAATAAACTGCAACCCGAGGCGCAAAATACGCTGCTGACGACGCTTTCTGAACAGGCATTTGGTCAGCGCTGGCTTTCGACGCAGGAGAGTAATGCGCTGTTCCTTGCTGCGCGCACGCTACAGGATCTGCCGGGGACATGGCAGGCGCAGACTTCGCTCGCTGACCAGCCGTTGACGGGCGATAAAGCGCAAACGCGTAATCTGGATGCCGATCGGCTTTCTGCGTTGCAGGTGACTAACAGCGGCGACCAACCGCTGTGGCTGCGTCTGGACAGCAGCGGATACCCGCAAACGGCGCCCGTACCTGCCAGCAATGTGTTGCACATCGAGCGCCAGATTCTGGGAACCGATGGTCAGAGTAAATCGCTCAGTTCCCTGCGCAGCGGTGAACTGGTGCTGGTCTGGCTCGAAGTGAAAGCGAGTCAAAATGTGCCAGACGCGCTGGTGGTCGACCTGCTGCCTGCCGGTCTGGAGCTGGAAAACCAGAACCTGGCAAACAGCAGCGCCAGCCTGCAGGACAGCGGCAGTGAAGTGCAAAATCTGTTAAATCAGATGCAGCAGGCGGATATTCAGCATATGGAATTCCGTGACGATCGCTTTGTCGCGGCGGTGGCGGTTAACCAGGGGCAGCCGGTGACGCTGGTGTATCTGGCGCGCGCGGTGACGCCGGGAACCTATCAGGTTCCTGTCCCGCAGGTGGAGTCAATGTATGTTCCACAGTGGCGGGCGACGGGATCAACCGAGGGGCTTTTGATTGTCACGCCATAA
- the iscX gene encoding Fe-S cluster assembly protein IscX, translated as MGLKWTDSREIGEALYDAFPDLDPKTVRFTDLHQWICDLEDFDDDPQASNEKILEAILLVWLDEAE; from the coding sequence ATGGGACTGAAGTGGACTGATAGCCGCGAAATCGGCGAGGCGCTGTACGACGCGTTCCCCGATCTCGATCCTAAGACCGTTCGTTTCACCGACCTGCATCAATGGATTTGCGATCTTGAGGATTTTGATGATGACCCGCAGGCATCAAATGAAAAGATCCTTGAGGCTATCCTGCTGGTCTGGCTGGACGAAGCTGAATAA
- the pepB gene encoding aminopeptidase PepB — translation MTEAMKITLSTQPADARWGDKATYSINNDGITLHLNGKDDSGLIQRAARKIDGLGIKHVQLTGAGWDVERSWAFWQGYKGPKGSRKVEWPDLDDEKRKELDNRLTIIDWVRDTINAPAEELGPEQLAQRAVDLLCSVACDHVSYRITKGEDLREQNYMGLHTVGRGSDRAPVLLALDYNPTGDKDAPVYACLVGKGITFDSGGYSIKQSAFMDSMKSDMGGAATVTGALAFAITRGLNKRVKLYLCCADNLISGNAFKLGDIIHYRNGKNVEVMNTDAEGRLVLADGLIDASAQKPELIIDAATLTGAAKTALGNDYHALFSFDDALAGRLLASAAEENEPFWRLPLAEFHRNQLPSNFAELNNTGSAAYPAGASTAAGFLSHFVENYQQGWLHIDCSATYRKAPVEQWSAGATGLGVRTIANLLTA, via the coding sequence ATGACTGAAGCGATGAAAATTACGCTCTCCACCCAACCGGCTGACGCTCGCTGGGGAGACAAAGCCACATACAGCATCAATAACGACGGCATTACCCTGCACCTGAACGGTAAAGATGACTCCGGTTTAATCCAGCGCGCGGCGCGTAAAATCGACGGCCTGGGCATTAAACACGTACAACTGACCGGCGCTGGCTGGGATGTGGAGCGTAGCTGGGCATTCTGGCAGGGTTACAAAGGGCCGAAAGGCAGCCGCAAGGTCGAGTGGCCAGATCTTGACGATGAGAAGCGGAAGGAACTGGACAACCGTCTGACGATCATTGACTGGGTACGCGACACCATTAACGCGCCGGCGGAAGAGCTGGGGCCGGAACAGCTGGCGCAGCGTGCCGTTGATCTGCTGTGCAGCGTCGCGTGCGATCATGTCTCTTACCGCATTACCAAAGGCGAAGATCTGCGCGAGCAAAACTACATGGGGCTGCATACCGTTGGCCGGGGTTCCGATCGCGCGCCGGTGCTGCTGGCGCTGGATTACAACCCAACCGGCGATAAAGACGCGCCGGTTTACGCCTGTCTGGTGGGCAAAGGCATTACCTTTGACTCCGGCGGTTACAGCATCAAGCAAAGCGCATTTATGGACTCGATGAAGTCCGATATGGGCGGTGCGGCAACGGTAACGGGCGCGCTGGCATTTGCGATTACCCGTGGTCTGAACAAACGCGTGAAGCTGTACCTGTGCTGCGCGGATAACCTGATCAGCGGCAACGCGTTTAAACTGGGCGATATTATTCATTATCGCAACGGTAAGAACGTGGAAGTGATGAACACGGATGCGGAAGGGCGCCTGGTGCTGGCGGATGGCCTGATCGACGCCAGTGCGCAAAAACCAGAGCTGATCATCGATGCGGCGACGCTGACCGGCGCCGCGAAAACCGCGCTGGGTAACGACTACCACGCGTTGTTCAGTTTTGATGACGCGCTGGCGGGGCGTCTGCTGGCGAGTGCGGCAGAAGAAAACGAACCGTTCTGGCGTCTGCCGCTGGCGGAGTTCCACCGCAATCAGTTGCCTTCTAACTTTGCGGAACTGAACAATACCGGTAGCGCGGCGTATCCTGCCGGGGCGAGCACCGCAGCGGGCTTCCTGTCGCATTTTGTCGAAAACTACCAGCAGGGCTGGCTGCACATTGACTGCTCTGCAACCTACCGTAAAGCGCCGGTTGAGCAGTGGTCGGCAGGGGCGACCGGTTTGGGTGTGCGCACCATCGCTAACCTGTTAACAGCATAA
- the sseA gene encoding 3-mercaptopyruvate sulfurtransferase, with the protein MSTSWFVAADWLAEHIDDPQIQIIDARMAPPGQEDRDVAGEYRSGHIPGALFFDIEALSDHTSPLPHMMPRPEAFAVAMRELGVHQDRHLVVYDEGNLFSAPRAWWMLRTFGVENVSILAGGLAGWQRDELPLQEGEVELPEGEFDVKFTAEKVVRLTDVLLASHERTAQIVDARPAPRFNAEADEPRPGLKRGHIPGALNVPWTELVREGELKTTDELDVIFFSHGVSFDRPIIASCGSGVTAAVVVLALATLDVPNVALYDGAWSEWGARNDLPVEPA; encoded by the coding sequence ATGTCCACCTCCTGGTTTGTCGCCGCCGACTGGCTGGCAGAGCATATCGACGATCCGCAAATTCAAATTATCGACGCCCGCATGGCGCCTCCCGGACAGGAAGACAGGGATGTTGCGGGTGAATATCGTTCAGGCCACATCCCCGGAGCACTCTTTTTCGATATTGAAGCGCTCTCCGATCACACCTCGCCGCTGCCGCACATGATGCCGCGCCCGGAAGCCTTCGCCGTGGCGATGCGTGAACTGGGCGTACACCAGGACAGACATCTGGTGGTCTACGATGAAGGCAACCTGTTTTCCGCCCCGCGCGCGTGGTGGATGCTGCGAACGTTTGGCGTAGAAAACGTCTCAATTCTTGCCGGTGGTCTGGCAGGCTGGCAGCGCGATGAGCTGCCGCTTCAGGAAGGCGAAGTGGAACTCCCGGAAGGGGAATTTGACGTTAAATTCACGGCGGAGAAGGTTGTGCGTCTGACCGATGTACTCCTGGCGAGCCATGAAAGAACCGCGCAAATCGTTGATGCCCGCCCGGCGCCACGGTTTAATGCCGAAGCCGATGAACCGCGTCCGGGTCTGAAGCGTGGCCATATTCCCGGCGCGTTGAACGTGCCCTGGACAGAGCTGGTGCGTGAAGGGGAATTAAAAACGACCGATGAACTGGACGTCATTTTCTTCAGTCACGGCGTCAGTTTTGACAGACCGATTATCGCCAGCTGCGGTTCAGGTGTCACCGCGGCGGTCGTGGTGCTGGCGCTCGCCACGCTGGATGTGCCTAATGTCGCGTTGTATGACGGTGCATGGAGCGAATGGGGCGCGCGTAATGATTTACCGGTAGAGCCGGCCTAA
- the fdx gene encoding ISC system 2Fe-2S type ferredoxin: MPKIVILPHQDLCPDGAVLEAETGETILDVALRNGIEIEHACEKSCACTTCHCIVREGFDSLPESTEDEDDMLDKAWGLEPESRLGCQARVTDEDLVVEIPRYTINHAREH; the protein is encoded by the coding sequence ATGCCAAAGATTGTTATTCTGCCTCATCAGGATCTCTGTCCCGATGGCGCAGTTCTGGAAGCTGAGACCGGCGAAACCATTCTTGACGTTGCCCTGCGTAACGGTATCGAGATTGAACACGCCTGTGAAAAATCCTGTGCCTGCACGACCTGCCACTGCATCGTGCGTGAAGGTTTCGATTCCCTGCCGGAAAGCACGGAAGACGAAGACGATATGTTGGATAAAGCCTGGGGTCTGGAGCCGGAGAGCCGTTTAGGCTGTCAGGCGCGCGTCACCGATGAAGATTTGGTGGTCGAAATCCCACGTTACACAATCAACCATGCACGCGAGCATTAA